The following proteins are encoded in a genomic region of Gimesia algae:
- a CDS encoding FAD-dependent oxidoreductase, with amino-acid sequence MRYLVNTLSVFAAIAITLFPVEDLAASQPVEGVLVEAESFDQQGGWKLDTQFINIMGSPYLLAHGLGQPVADAETTVQFPSTGKYRVLVRTKDWVAPWKAKGAPGRFQLMIDGKPLKETFGTKSAKWFWHDGGTVEITKPEAKLALHDLTGFEGRCDAILFTKDLNYQPPNDLSPMDQWRKGMLGLPDQPEKTKKYDLVVVGGGYSGMGAAISAARMGCSVALIQDRPVLGGNGSSEVRVWAQGLVRRGKYPHLGEIIAEFADSAAASPGTYEEYGDKLKEDVVRAEKNIDLFLNTRAYAVKKEGEAIQSVTAFNTKSSKRTEFLGSLFADCTGHGEIGYLAGADYYTHEKGHMGMSNMWTWQEAETEKSFPDVSWALNLNMDDFPYPKRFHGEWFWESGFDKDPIKDLESMRDWNFRAVYGAWNAMKNKGGKDKHPNAELTWMAFIGGPRESRMLRGDVILRKKDIVNKIAFPDGCVPSTWSIDLHYPKKQYMQKYPEDPFISQAVFDSRVDRRFGYPVPYRCFYSRNIPNLFMAGRCVSVTHEALGTVRVMKTGGMMGEVVGKAAAVCTDKDCSPREVYTDYYQDLEKLMSRKGVERRDTIDGQFYTPKDSKELPPIIDAYIDPTTLPGLVIDDENNNVQFVGTWTRGEGLKGFIGNHYVYHGKGKKAEIHFKFQVDKTGKYEVRLAYGHHENRATNTPVTVRSPQETKTVKINQRIKPPLKNGFISLGTFEFEKGQQIEVVMSNEGVDGNVHADAIQVLPAD; translated from the coding sequence ATGCGTTACCTGGTTAATACTCTCTCTGTATTCGCAGCAATTGCGATCACACTGTTTCCGGTCGAAGACTTGGCCGCTTCCCAGCCTGTGGAAGGAGTTCTGGTGGAAGCAGAAAGTTTCGACCAGCAGGGTGGCTGGAAACTGGATACCCAGTTTATCAACATCATGGGCTCTCCCTATCTGTTGGCGCATGGACTCGGCCAGCCAGTGGCAGACGCAGAAACGACCGTCCAGTTTCCCTCTACCGGAAAATATCGCGTTCTCGTTCGCACGAAAGACTGGGTTGCTCCCTGGAAAGCCAAGGGGGCTCCAGGCCGGTTCCAGTTGATGATTGATGGGAAACCCTTAAAGGAAACCTTTGGTACCAAGAGCGCCAAATGGTTCTGGCACGATGGTGGTACGGTCGAGATCACAAAACCGGAAGCGAAACTGGCGTTGCATGACCTGACAGGTTTTGAAGGGCGCTGCGATGCCATTCTGTTTACAAAAGATCTCAACTACCAGCCCCCCAACGACCTGTCTCCCATGGATCAGTGGCGCAAAGGCATGCTCGGCCTGCCGGATCAGCCGGAAAAAACGAAGAAATATGACCTGGTCGTTGTCGGTGGTGGATATTCCGGCATGGGAGCCGCGATCTCCGCTGCCCGCATGGGTTGTTCGGTCGCGCTCATCCAGGATCGTCCGGTTCTGGGTGGTAATGGCAGTTCAGAAGTTCGTGTCTGGGCACAGGGACTGGTACGTCGTGGGAAATATCCTCATCTCGGAGAGATCATCGCCGAATTCGCTGATTCGGCTGCTGCTTCTCCTGGTACTTATGAAGAGTACGGCGACAAATTGAAAGAAGATGTCGTCCGCGCCGAAAAAAATATCGACCTGTTTCTCAATACGCGTGCCTATGCGGTGAAAAAAGAGGGAGAAGCCATTCAGAGCGTGACCGCCTTCAATACCAAATCCAGCAAACGCACGGAATTTCTCGGTTCGCTCTTCGCGGACTGCACGGGTCATGGAGAAATCGGATACCTGGCGGGTGCCGACTATTACACACATGAAAAAGGCCACATGGGCATGAGCAACATGTGGACCTGGCAAGAAGCAGAAACAGAGAAATCATTTCCCGATGTCAGCTGGGCACTCAACCTGAATATGGATGACTTCCCGTACCCCAAACGTTTTCATGGCGAATGGTTCTGGGAAAGCGGCTTTGACAAAGATCCCATCAAAGATCTGGAATCCATGCGAGACTGGAATTTCCGTGCCGTCTATGGTGCCTGGAACGCCATGAAAAACAAAGGGGGCAAAGACAAGCACCCCAATGCGGAATTAACCTGGATGGCTTTTATCGGCGGACCACGCGAATCTCGTATGCTCCGCGGCGACGTCATTCTGCGTAAAAAAGATATTGTGAATAAAATCGCTTTTCCGGATGGCTGTGTGCCCAGCACCTGGTCCATCGATTTACACTATCCCAAAAAACAATACATGCAGAAATACCCGGAAGACCCCTTCATTTCACAAGCTGTTTTCGACAGTCGCGTCGACCGCAGATTCGGTTATCCCGTTCCCTATCGATGCTTTTACTCACGCAACATCCCGAACCTGTTTATGGCAGGGCGTTGTGTCAGTGTCACTCATGAAGCACTCGGAACAGTGCGTGTTATGAAAACGGGTGGCATGATGGGTGAAGTCGTCGGTAAGGCGGCCGCCGTTTGCACTGACAAAGACTGCAGTCCCCGTGAAGTCTATACGGATTACTATCAGGACCTCGAAAAACTGATGTCCCGAAAAGGCGTCGAACGCCGCGATACAATTGATGGTCAGTTCTATACGCCGAAAGATTCCAAAGAACTGCCCCCCATCATCGATGCCTACATCGACCCGACGACACTCCCGGGTCTGGTCATTGATGACGAAAACAACAACGTACAGTTCGTCGGTACCTGGACCAGAGGGGAAGGTCTGAAAGGCTTTATCGGCAACCACTACGTCTATCATGGCAAAGGGAAAAAAGCCGAGATTCACTTTAAATTCCAGGTTGATAAAACAGGAAAATATGAAGTCCGTCTGGCTTATGGTCACCATGAAAATCGTGCTACCAACACTCCGGTTACCGTTCGCTCTCCTCAGGAAACGAAAACGGTGAAAATCAATCAGAGAATCAAACCACCATTAAAGAACGGCTTTATTTCTCTTGGCACCTTTGAATTTGAGAAAGGGCAACAGATTGAGGTCGTCATGTCCAATGAGGGAGTGGACGGGAATGTGCACGCCGATGCAATTCAGGTCCTGCCTGCTGACTGA
- a CDS encoding FMN-binding protein, which produces MTDLPQAVKPQRSKRRASLLKSLSLKFYRMALLILILCLIRDYFVRLRVQGKAPIELQEVQKILPAAHSLQVDHSDRMGLFVLNQSQKQIGYAIRTSPVSDGIIGYCGPSDTLIVFSPQTDRIAGISIRSSGDTTSHVNDVRQNEYWMNLWQEYGWNRIAELDLQSGEIEGVSGATMTSMGIAHAIAHRIRISEQKAQEDPPFVFRVKDATIIGFCIAACLITFTRLKRIHWLRKFFKLVALIYLGFWTGDLLAESLFAGWARYAVPWRTVSGLVVLAAVAVLVPWTTRRNVYCQNICPHGTAQEFLGRLLPARSKWKIRPDIKRALRWIPALLIGLILMILFLRIPVDLAELEAFDAYLLASAGIASIIIAVAGLVASLFVPQAYCHYGCPTGAIFEFVRSHGSADHFSRSDLVAGLFLILAMVLNQYAEQLQQLLLN; this is translated from the coding sequence ATGACAGACTTACCGCAAGCCGTGAAGCCTCAACGATCGAAACGGCGCGCCAGTCTCTTAAAGTCACTTTCTCTCAAGTTCTACCGGATGGCTCTCCTGATTCTCATTCTCTGTCTGATCAGGGATTACTTTGTGCGGCTGCGCGTCCAGGGCAAGGCTCCCATTGAACTTCAAGAAGTCCAGAAGATTCTACCCGCCGCTCATTCACTGCAGGTTGATCATTCGGACCGGATGGGACTGTTTGTCCTGAACCAGAGTCAGAAGCAAATCGGGTATGCGATTCGTACTTCACCGGTCTCCGATGGCATTATCGGCTACTGTGGCCCTTCTGACACCTTAATCGTATTTAGCCCGCAGACAGACCGCATCGCCGGCATCTCCATCCGCAGCAGCGGTGACACCACCTCGCACGTCAATGATGTCCGTCAGAATGAGTACTGGATGAACCTCTGGCAGGAATATGGCTGGAATAGAATCGCTGAGCTGGATCTCCAGTCGGGGGAGATCGAAGGGGTTTCCGGCGCTACCATGACCAGTATGGGCATCGCCCATGCCATCGCGCATCGGATTCGCATCTCTGAACAGAAAGCACAGGAAGATCCCCCGTTTGTATTCCGAGTGAAAGACGCAACCATTATTGGCTTTTGTATTGCCGCATGCCTGATTACTTTTACGCGTCTCAAGCGGATTCACTGGTTGCGAAAATTTTTCAAACTCGTCGCATTGATTTATCTCGGCTTCTGGACGGGAGACCTGCTGGCGGAATCGCTGTTTGCCGGCTGGGCCCGGTATGCGGTTCCCTGGAGAACGGTCTCGGGACTTGTCGTATTGGCTGCAGTCGCTGTGCTGGTTCCCTGGACGACCCGTCGGAATGTTTATTGTCAGAACATCTGCCCGCATGGGACCGCACAGGAATTTCTGGGAAGACTGCTTCCCGCACGGTCAAAGTGGAAAATCAGACCGGATATCAAACGGGCATTACGCTGGATCCCGGCTTTATTAATCGGGCTGATTCTCATGATTCTTTTTTTAAGAATCCCCGTCGACCTGGCGGAACTGGAAGCCTTCGATGCTTACCTGCTGGCATCGGCAGGCATTGCTTCGATCATTATTGCAGTGGCAGGACTTGTCGCTTCCCTGTTTGTCCCACAGGCTTACTGTCACTATGGCTGCCCCACCGGAGCCATTTTTGAATTTGTCCGATCGCATGGCAGCGCGGATCATTTTAGCAGAAGCGATCTGGTGGCCGGCCTGTTTCTGATTCTGGCAATGGTCTTGAACCAATACGCTGAACAATTACAGCAGTTACTGCTGAACTGA
- a CDS encoding PAS domain-containing hybrid sensor histidine kinase/response regulator, with amino-acid sequence MVFRAGETLIINQRSEELLGNSIETPELFEANLGRLFELQTEAELKTDSSEPDQAEIWFQHADGIQHLCEVKLPNNPEQELWLLNSISAQRQNERLLKRLTRATSDVTGDEFFKRLVQELSHALKMKYVCLVQHQRDQSTKCKTFGVSVDGKPGPDFEYDIVGSPCEHAIGKDPYSVHQGVSGQYPQDEFLIKNGIESYFSLPMIDKDGEVQGHLMLLGDRPVFEDLCKLPVIRNYTYRAAAELSRAQAEKKLQESELRITMAARGSSIGFWEYDLTTGQVYFDEHWYAMLGYGPGEFPEAFARLQDLKEPAELEPAINQAWTQMIHPDDYVTSVKALNDYISGKSSSYDVEVRIKKKDGTWKWVFTRGRISAYSPQKVPLQIIGTHIDIDDLKRSQQIRLESEARLRIIMDQIPAILWTTDLDNQYTSIVGAGLNQLGIQPAETVGKGIYNFHKSQDVSVNMTAMHQRTLKGESVRFEQQFENTYLDIHIEPLRNMNDEIIGCIGLAIDVTVRKKTIEQLNRQRILLQIIFHSVTDAMIVTDRSHNIVMCNESIQIHFRCQEADLLGRPVRELIVSSSLYEEQFNRVSFPNTRVLKPFIVEYRRADGSRFQGETIVTPLRRSDNQITGYIKVIRDITDRIQIEEEKDHLHAQMLHAQKLESLGVLAGGVAHDFNNLLLAILGNTNLVLMELDEESPVAPYVKSIEMAARHAAKICERLLAYSGRRTFASMTFNLNRVIQETVEIMKSIVSPNAPIDLDLSAEELMIHGDTGQIEQVVLNLLTNASEAIQNQAEAGKIKIRTGVSELGKDEFSEYYFCENGTPGRFVFLEVEDNGSGMDADCQSKMFDPFFTTKFTGRGLGLAGVSGIIRGHHGGLHVESITDRGSCFRVILPLAVEASVDLDDDGSAESQVPVESGSILVIDDDLAVCKVVNRVLQRFGFSVMTAYSGNEGLDLYENHRDEISVILLDMTMPGLSGVETFELLRKKGVDIPVILTSGLSETDISEQMQGSEIVHFLKKPYKPQKLVNVISKALIRQQIQDDASNINIE; translated from the coding sequence GTGGTATTCCGCGCGGGCGAAACGCTGATTATCAACCAGCGATCCGAAGAGTTACTGGGGAACTCAATTGAAACTCCAGAATTATTTGAAGCGAATCTGGGGCGGCTGTTTGAATTGCAGACTGAAGCTGAATTAAAAACAGATTCCAGTGAACCAGATCAGGCGGAAATCTGGTTTCAACATGCCGATGGTATTCAGCATTTGTGTGAAGTCAAGCTGCCGAACAACCCGGAACAAGAGCTTTGGTTGTTGAACAGCATTTCCGCGCAGCGGCAAAATGAGCGATTACTGAAAAGATTGACTCGAGCGACAAGTGATGTCACCGGCGATGAATTTTTTAAACGTCTGGTGCAGGAATTATCTCATGCTTTAAAAATGAAGTATGTCTGTCTGGTTCAGCATCAAAGAGACCAGAGTACTAAATGTAAAACCTTTGGCGTTTCTGTTGATGGAAAACCAGGGCCCGATTTTGAATACGATATCGTTGGCTCTCCCTGTGAGCACGCTATTGGGAAGGATCCCTATTCAGTACATCAGGGAGTCTCCGGGCAGTATCCGCAAGACGAATTTCTCATCAAAAATGGCATTGAATCTTATTTCAGTCTCCCGATGATCGATAAGGATGGAGAGGTTCAAGGCCATTTGATGCTGCTGGGAGATCGCCCTGTCTTTGAAGATTTGTGTAAACTTCCTGTCATCAGGAATTATACTTATCGGGCAGCTGCTGAACTCAGTCGCGCGCAGGCCGAAAAGAAGCTGCAGGAAAGTGAATTGCGCATCACCATGGCTGCCCGGGGTTCGTCCATCGGATTCTGGGAATATGACCTGACGACAGGACAGGTCTATTTCGATGAGCACTGGTATGCGATGCTGGGTTATGGTCCCGGCGAATTTCCCGAAGCGTTTGCCAGGTTGCAGGATCTGAAGGAACCAGCGGAATTAGAGCCTGCAATCAATCAGGCGTGGACTCAAATGATCCACCCGGATGATTATGTGACATCAGTGAAAGCGCTCAACGATTATATTTCAGGTAAGTCGAGTTCTTATGATGTTGAGGTTCGGATCAAGAAAAAAGATGGTACATGGAAATGGGTATTTACACGTGGCAGAATCTCTGCTTACAGCCCGCAAAAAGTTCCTCTGCAGATTATCGGTACCCATATTGATATTGATGATCTGAAACGTTCCCAGCAGATTCGTCTGGAAAGTGAAGCGCGCCTGCGCATCATTATGGATCAGATCCCTGCGATTCTGTGGACGACTGACCTTGATAATCAATATACATCTATCGTCGGAGCAGGGCTGAACCAGTTGGGGATTCAACCGGCAGAAACGGTGGGGAAAGGCATCTATAATTTCCATAAATCGCAGGATGTTTCTGTCAATATGACGGCGATGCATCAGCGAACCTTGAAAGGGGAATCTGTACGGTTCGAACAACAGTTCGAGAATACCTACCTGGATATCCATATCGAGCCGTTACGAAATATGAATGATGAAATTATCGGATGTATCGGGCTGGCGATTGACGTGACGGTTCGAAAGAAAACCATTGAGCAACTGAATCGGCAACGGATTTTATTACAGATCATATTTCACTCCGTGACAGATGCGATGATTGTGACTGACCGCAGCCATAATATCGTCATGTGTAACGAGTCGATTCAGATCCACTTCCGTTGTCAAGAAGCGGATCTGCTGGGCCGGCCGGTTCGCGAACTTATTGTCTCTTCCAGTCTGTATGAAGAGCAGTTCAACCGGGTTTCCTTTCCCAACACCCGTGTTTTAAAACCGTTTATTGTTGAGTATCGACGTGCCGATGGTTCCCGTTTTCAGGGGGAGACGATCGTTACCCCCCTCAGACGATCTGATAACCAGATTACCGGATATATCAAGGTTATCCGGGATATCACAGATCGAATTCAGATTGAGGAAGAAAAAGATCACCTGCATGCACAGATGCTGCATGCCCAGAAACTGGAAAGTCTGGGCGTACTCGCTGGTGGAGTTGCCCATGATTTTAATAACTTACTTCTGGCAATATTAGGGAATACGAATCTCGTATTAATGGAACTGGATGAGGAGTCTCCAGTGGCTCCCTACGTGAAAAGCATTGAAATGGCCGCGCGTCATGCTGCGAAAATCTGCGAGCGGCTCCTGGCCTATTCCGGGCGTCGTACCTTTGCCTCAATGACTTTTAATTTAAATCGCGTAATTCAGGAAACAGTAGAGATCATGAAATCGATTGTTTCTCCGAATGCACCCATTGACCTGGATCTGTCTGCTGAAGAACTAATGATCCATGGTGATACAGGTCAGATAGAGCAGGTGGTTCTGAATTTACTGACCAATGCTTCTGAAGCGATTCAAAACCAGGCAGAAGCAGGCAAGATCAAGATTCGCACCGGTGTCAGCGAGTTGGGTAAGGATGAATTCTCAGAATATTATTTCTGTGAAAATGGAACCCCAGGTCGATTTGTCTTTCTCGAAGTGGAGGACAACGGGAGCGGTATGGATGCTGACTGCCAGTCAAAAATGTTTGACCCGTTTTTTACAACCAAATTTACTGGTCGGGGACTGGGGCTGGCTGGTGTCTCTGGGATTATCAGAGGGCACCATGGGGGGTTACACGTTGAGTCTATTACGGATCGAGGTTCCTGCTTTCGCGTAATTTTACCTCTGGCAGTCGAAGCGTCTGTCGATCTCGATGATGATGGCAGTGCCGAATCGCAAGTACCGGTGGAATCCGGTTCCATTCTGGTGATTGATGATGACCTGGCAGTGTGTAAAGTGGTGAATCGCGTGTTGCAACGCTTTGGGTTTTCCGTGATGACTGCTTATTCAGGTAATGAAGGCCTGGACCTTTATGAGAATCATCGTGACGAGATCAGCGTGATTCTTCTGGATATGACTATGCCAGGTTTAAGTGGTGTTGAGACCTTTGAACTGCTGAGGAAGAAGGGAGTAGACATCCCTGTGATTCTTACAAGTGGACTGAGTGAGACTGATATTTCGGAACAGATGCAGGGGTCCGAAATCGTCCATTTTCTGAAAAAACCCTACAAACCTCAAAAACTGGTGAATGTGATCAGCAAAGCGTTGATCAGGCAACAGATTCAAGACGATGCTTCGAACATCAATATCGAGTAG
- a CDS encoding PVC-type heme-binding CxxCH protein has translation MKKSLNIFLCLITAILAVISSNQLRANEQKLELKPHDHIVFIGNTFPERMQDAGYFETLLHSRFPDKELVVRNLGWSADELTLRPRSKDFQDHGHNLEDHKADVIIACFGFNESFAGKAGLPQFETDLKNFIDTTLAAKYNGKSHPRLVLFSPIATENLNRPGLTDGKENNERIKLYTDAMQKIAKEKNVIFVDLFTPSKKLMEADDHALTFNGIHLTDYGYQQLAPVIDEALFGPRDTSGSTVDMKKLRAEVLEKNKQFWYDYRAVNGYYIYGGRKEPFGVVNFPSEFAKLRKMIANRDKRIWAVAQGKTVPVKIDDSNTGDFADIKTNVKDPASIKITSPEESQKQFELPEGFEINLFASEVEFPELKNPVQFAFDSKGRLWVCTMASYPMYLPGKEVDDKILILEDTNGDGRADKQTVFADGLHLPTGIELGDGGVYVAQQPNLVFLKDTDGDDHADYKEIVLHGFDSADSHHSISAFTWGPGGGLYFQEGTFHHSQVETPYGPQRVKNAGIFRYEPRTEKTSIFVSYSYANPWGHVFDRWGQNFVADASGGANYFGTAYSGDLDYPRKHAGMKHFLKKQWRPTAGCEFVSSRQFPDELQGNYLLNNCIGFHGVLQYKMKDDGSGFAADPVEPLVKSTDTNFRPVDLQFGPDGALYLIDWFNPLVGHMQHSIRDPNRDAQHGRIWRVTYSKKPLLKDPNIADASIPELLDLLKTYEDQVRYRVRRELRVRDTNQVIDALNQWVAGLDPQEENYQHNLLEALWVRQSLDVVDVDFLKKMLQSPEPKARAAATRVLCYWRDRVDNSLDLLQVQINDENPRVRLEAIRALSFYNDPRALEIAVESLIHPQDYYLEYALKETMDTLEKRMEAN, from the coding sequence GTGAAGAAATCTCTAAATATTTTCCTGTGCCTGATCACAGCGATCCTTGCTGTAATATCATCAAACCAGCTCAGAGCAAACGAGCAGAAACTTGAACTGAAACCACACGATCATATTGTTTTCATCGGCAATACCTTTCCGGAACGCATGCAGGACGCAGGTTATTTTGAAACACTGCTGCACAGTCGCTTCCCCGATAAGGAACTCGTTGTCAGGAACCTGGGCTGGTCGGCTGATGAACTGACATTGCGTCCCCGCTCCAAAGATTTTCAGGATCACGGGCATAATCTGGAAGATCACAAAGCAGATGTCATTATCGCCTGCTTTGGTTTCAATGAGTCCTTTGCCGGAAAAGCAGGACTCCCCCAATTCGAAACAGATCTGAAGAATTTCATCGACACAACCCTGGCAGCCAAATACAACGGTAAATCACATCCGCGGCTGGTTCTCTTTTCCCCCATTGCTACAGAAAATCTGAACCGCCCTGGCCTCACAGACGGAAAAGAAAACAACGAACGCATTAAGCTCTACACGGACGCGATGCAAAAAATCGCTAAAGAAAAGAACGTGATCTTCGTCGATCTTTTCACGCCCAGTAAAAAACTGATGGAAGCTGACGACCACGCTTTAACATTCAATGGCATCCACCTGACTGACTACGGCTACCAGCAGCTTGCTCCCGTCATCGACGAAGCACTGTTCGGACCACGAGATACGTCAGGTTCAACCGTGGACATGAAAAAACTCCGCGCCGAAGTTCTGGAAAAGAACAAACAATTCTGGTACGACTATCGCGCCGTCAATGGTTACTATATTTACGGCGGCCGCAAAGAACCTTTTGGCGTGGTTAACTTCCCGTCTGAATTTGCCAAGCTCCGTAAAATGATCGCCAATCGCGACAAACGCATCTGGGCCGTGGCACAAGGGAAAACGGTCCCGGTAAAAATTGATGACAGCAACACTGGTGACTTCGCCGACATCAAGACCAACGTCAAAGACCCGGCTTCCATTAAAATCACTTCGCCTGAAGAATCACAGAAACAGTTCGAATTGCCCGAAGGCTTCGAAATCAATCTGTTCGCTTCCGAAGTCGAATTCCCCGAACTGAAGAACCCTGTGCAGTTCGCCTTCGACAGTAAAGGCCGCCTCTGGGTCTGCACGATGGCATCCTACCCGATGTACCTGCCAGGCAAAGAAGTCGATGACAAAATCCTGATCCTGGAAGACACAAACGGCGACGGACGTGCCGACAAACAGACGGTCTTCGCTGACGGCCTGCATCTGCCCACTGGTATTGAACTGGGAGACGGCGGAGTCTATGTCGCTCAACAGCCGAACCTGGTCTTCCTGAAAGACACCGATGGCGACGACCACGCTGACTACAAAGAAATCGTCCTGCACGGATTCGATTCCGCAGACTCCCATCATTCTATCAGCGCCTTTACCTGGGGACCCGGTGGCGGCCTGTACTTCCAGGAAGGAACCTTCCACCACAGTCAGGTCGAAACCCCCTATGGTCCACAGCGCGTCAAGAACGCAGGCATCTTCCGCTATGAACCGCGTACCGAAAAAACAAGTATCTTTGTCTCGTACAGCTATGCCAACCCCTGGGGGCACGTCTTCGACCGCTGGGGACAGAACTTTGTCGCCGATGCGTCCGGCGGAGCCAATTACTTCGGTACCGCCTATTCCGGTGACCTGGATTATCCTCGCAAACACGCCGGCATGAAACACTTCCTCAAAAAACAATGGCGGCCGACCGCAGGTTGTGAGTTCGTTTCCAGCCGCCAGTTTCCCGATGAACTTCAGGGGAATTACCTGCTCAACAACTGCATCGGCTTTCACGGCGTACTGCAGTACAAAATGAAAGATGATGGTTCCGGTTTCGCAGCTGATCCTGTCGAACCATTGGTCAAATCGACCGATACGAACTTTCGCCCTGTCGACCTGCAGTTCGGCCCCGATGGAGCGCTGTACCTGATTGACTGGTTCAACCCGCTCGTAGGACACATGCAGCATTCGATTCGCGATCCCAACCGCGATGCACAGCATGGTCGTATCTGGCGTGTTACCTATTCGAAAAAACCATTGCTCAAAGATCCGAATATCGCAGACGCTTCAATCCCTGAATTGCTCGACCTGTTAAAAACCTATGAAGATCAGGTTCGTTACCGGGTTCGTCGTGAACTGCGTGTCCGTGACACAAATCAAGTCATCGACGCCTTGAATCAATGGGTTGCCGGCCTGGATCCCCAAGAGGAAAACTATCAGCACAACCTGCTGGAAGCGCTCTGGGTCCGCCAGAGCCTGGATGTCGTCGATGTCGACTTCCTGAAAAAGATGCTGCAATCTCCCGAACCCAAAGCGCGGGCCGCCGCCACGCGTGTCCTTTGCTACTGGCGTGATCGTGTTGACAACTCTCTGGACCTGCTGCAGGTTCAGATCAATGATGAAAACCCAAGGGTCAGACTGGAAGCCATTCGTGCACTCAGTTTTTACAATGATCCGCGTGCACTTGAGATCGCCGTTGAATCACTGATTCATCCGCAGGACTATTATCTTGAGTACGCATTAAAAGAAACGATGGATACCCTCGAAAAACGCATGGAAGCCAACTAG